TTTTAAGTTTTTTACATACCTTTGTTAATATCTATATTTTTACCGAACTATTATTTTATGAAAACATTATTAAAAATTACAGCTATACTTTTTATAGGAATGTTTATTATTTCATGTAGTGGTGGTGGACATTATAAAGAAAAAGAGATGATAAGGCAAGACAGTTTATCGGTAGTTGATAAAGTTATGCAGGAACAAACAAAACAAGAAGATTCATTGCAAACTTCTTCAAATTCGAATACTGAAAATAAAGGAATGTCATCATCCGCAGCAGTTGATAACCCTAAGGATACAACGCATAAATTTATCAGGACAGCAGATATAAAATTTCGCGTAAAAGATGTTATCAAATCAACGTATAAAATTGAAGAGATTGTAAAACATTTTGACGGTTTTGTTACCAGCACTTCTCTTTCAAGCAATGTAGAAAAAACAAATGTAATTCCGGTTCGTAATGATTCATCACTTGAAACCACCTATTATACTGTGCAAAATTCGATGGTATTACGTGTACCGAATTATAATTTAGATACTACATTGAAGTCGTTGGCAAAGCTTGTTGATTTTATGGATTACCGCAATATTAACGCTGAAGATATTGCAATGAAAATATTAGAAAATAAACTTGCACAAAAACGAAATCAAAAATATATTTCCAATGTTGATGCTGCTTCACAAACTAAATCGAAA
This sequence is a window from Bacteroidales bacterium. Protein-coding genes within it:
- a CDS encoding DUF4349 domain-containing protein, producing the protein MKTLLKITAILFIGMFIISCSGGGHYKEKEMIRQDSLSVVDKVMQEQTKQEDSLQTSSNSNTENKGMSSSAAVDNPKDTTHKFIRTADIKFRVKDVIKSTYKIEEIVKHFDGFVTSTSLSSNVEKTNVIPVRNDSSLETTYYTVQNSMVLRVPNYNLDTTLKSLAKLVDFMDYRNINAEDIAMKILENKLAQKRNQKYISNVDAASQTKSKDATETVNTQERLLDKEAAADRALLNNLTIADKIKYSTISLLIYQRQSIRSELIANEKNISAYEPGLGTKLLNALKFGWDMFMALIVFLIKLWALFLFAIIAYLIYKVLRRLWKKNK